In a single window of the Natronosalvus caseinilyticus genome:
- the phnD gene encoding phosphate/phosphite/phosphonate ABC transporter substrate-binding protein has product MASSDESRRRFLKGAACACCGATLAGCLSGNGDENDGNGNGDGNGNDSSQGDYPEFDPLDPEFPQLTSTLMEHSFETGALEELENFEERDEPVYGSPPRETPDDESEWIDPDTLDFAMVPTEDPTVFEGVLDPLLENIAEETGKEVVNNPLQSYAAQIETMRNERLHVAGFSTGSTPFAVNNSGAVPFSIQVGEEEFGYRLWVITQADNDEIYELEDMAGKSVAHTSQSSNSGHLAPNALFTDAGVVPGEDYEIEFSGSHENSAAGIYHGDYDVAPICSTCYARVAERGDVDASEVKCIWASAPFPTTSFCYRYNLHPDIQEGIKRAFLEYDYQDTEIAEEFEGRGTWVEIDYATHYHDILVNHQVNGVDYEEDEV; this is encoded by the coding sequence ATGGCATCTAGCGACGAATCCCGGCGACGATTTTTGAAAGGGGCGGCGTGTGCGTGCTGTGGTGCAACGCTCGCCGGTTGCTTGAGTGGAAACGGCGACGAAAACGACGGCAACGGCAACGGCGACGGAAACGGAAACGACTCGAGCCAGGGCGACTACCCCGAATTCGACCCGCTCGACCCCGAATTCCCGCAGCTAACATCGACGCTGATGGAACACAGCTTCGAAACCGGGGCCCTCGAGGAACTCGAGAACTTCGAAGAACGAGACGAACCCGTCTACGGCAGTCCACCACGGGAAACGCCAGACGATGAGAGCGAGTGGATCGATCCCGACACGCTCGACTTCGCAATGGTCCCAACTGAGGACCCCACAGTCTTCGAAGGCGTGCTCGACCCGCTGCTCGAGAACATTGCTGAAGAGACGGGGAAAGAGGTCGTCAATAACCCGCTCCAGTCCTACGCGGCCCAGATCGAGACGATGCGCAACGAGCGCCTGCACGTCGCCGGGTTCTCAACCGGGTCGACGCCGTTCGCGGTCAACAACTCGGGCGCGGTCCCGTTCAGCATTCAGGTCGGCGAAGAGGAGTTCGGCTACCGGCTGTGGGTCATCACGCAGGCCGACAACGACGAGATCTACGAACTCGAGGACATGGCCGGCAAGAGCGTCGCCCACACCAGTCAGTCGTCGAACTCAGGTCATCTCGCGCCGAACGCACTCTTCACCGATGCTGGCGTGGTTCCCGGCGAGGACTACGAAATCGAGTTTTCCGGCAGTCACGAGAACAGCGCCGCGGGCATCTACCACGGCGACTACGACGTCGCGCCGATCTGTAGTACCTGCTACGCTCGCGTCGCGGAACGCGGCGATGTCGACGCTTCGGAGGTCAAGTGTATCTGGGCGAGTGCCCCGTTCCCGACGACCTCGTTCTGCTACCGCTACAACCTTCACCCCGACATCCAGGAGGGGATCAAGCGGGCGTTCCTCGAATACGACTACCAGGACACGGAAATCGCCGAGGAGTTCGAGGGGCGCGGGACGTGGGTGGAAATCGATTACGCGACCCACTACCACGACATCCTCGTCAACCACCAGGTCAACGGCGTCGACTACGAGGAAGACGAAGTCTAA
- a CDS encoding Cdc6/Cdc18 family protein — MELWERIDRRISDDRNRLLVDEAALNPAIHPDQPTGHGAIAERLLDVLEPAFDGSLPPSCRVYGPPGSGKSVLVSSLFRLLRERFSPGDTPIVTTTRTAVVPRTEFVYVNARGSSAFDVLRDILDALTVEPTPKRGIGFDEIERRIADAITAVERTVLALDHVNESHVEAIRSRLPANAPLTTITVGRRPLEAADRTIRVPAYSTEALLDILFARASAALASNGFEYAFARKISDWAAGDATRALTALYAAAIFAERDGATSVGSEHVDEAIETTPDRCVHVETITSLHESKRIILDQFVELGLPSTGIDDTATTLAVDVDLSAETVQRHLYEMAQHGVFERVRTDGNGVGRPSTRLVPRFSPVVYRRIRRRG; from the coding sequence ATGGAGTTGTGGGAACGAATCGACCGTCGGATATCTGACGATCGAAACCGGCTACTCGTCGACGAAGCCGCGCTGAATCCAGCGATCCACCCCGATCAACCCACCGGTCACGGAGCGATTGCAGAGCGACTGCTCGACGTACTCGAGCCGGCGTTCGACGGGTCGCTCCCACCGTCCTGTCGGGTATACGGCCCACCGGGCTCCGGCAAATCGGTCCTCGTCTCGAGCCTGTTTCGCTTGCTTCGGGAACGGTTCTCCCCCGGCGACACGCCCATCGTCACAACCACCCGAACGGCGGTCGTCCCACGCACGGAGTTCGTGTACGTAAACGCGCGCGGATCGAGTGCCTTCGACGTCCTTCGAGACATTCTCGACGCGCTCACCGTCGAACCGACGCCGAAGCGCGGAATCGGTTTCGACGAGATCGAACGGCGGATCGCGGACGCGATAACGGCCGTTGAACGAACGGTTCTCGCTCTCGACCACGTCAACGAATCGCACGTGGAGGCAATTCGGAGCCGACTCCCCGCAAATGCACCACTGACGACGATTACGGTCGGTCGACGACCGCTGGAGGCCGCCGACCGCACGATTCGAGTTCCAGCCTACTCTACCGAAGCGCTCCTCGACATTCTCTTCGCCCGGGCGTCGGCTGCGCTCGCCTCGAACGGGTTCGAGTACGCGTTTGCCCGCAAAATCAGTGACTGGGCGGCTGGCGACGCGACGCGAGCACTCACCGCGCTGTACGCCGCCGCGATTTTCGCTGAACGCGACGGGGCGACGAGTGTCGGCTCCGAACACGTCGACGAGGCGATCGAAACCACGCCCGACCGGTGCGTCCACGTCGAGACGATCACGTCGCTTCACGAAAGTAAGCGAATCATCCTCGATCAGTTCGTCGAACTGGGCCTCCCGAGTACAGGCATCGACGACACGGCCACGACGCTCGCCGTCGACGTCGACCTGTCGGCGGAAACCGTCCAGCGACACCTCTACGAGATGGCACAGCACGGCGTGTTCGAGCGCGTTCGAACCGACGGTAACGGCGTCGGCCGACCGTCGACCAGATTGGTCCCTCGCTTCTCACCGGTCGTGTACCGTCGTATTCGGCGTCGGGGTTGA
- the phnC gene encoding phosphonate ABC transporter ATP-binding protein codes for MLKVVDLDKTYPTGDHALKRASMEVSGNEVVAIIGPSGAGKSTLIRCINRLTEPTDGEVWLDETELTGLSKRDLRETRRDIGMIFQEYGLVERLTVMENVLSGRLGYLSNWNAFRRNFPEKDVQYAYETLDRVGLAGMEDKRADELSGGQRQRVGIARAVVQRPKIMLADEPTSSLDPDTSRAVMDLLTEIAREESIPVLINIHEVELALEYADRVVGLHDGEIVFQGGPGAVDEGARDVIYRGENDAHRDADGRISSEPGSATTDEHAPDKSPTRDV; via the coding sequence ATGCTCAAAGTAGTCGATCTGGACAAGACGTATCCGACCGGAGATCACGCGCTGAAGCGCGCCTCGATGGAGGTTTCGGGGAACGAAGTCGTCGCTATCATCGGTCCCAGTGGAGCTGGGAAGAGTACGCTCATCCGGTGTATCAATCGACTGACGGAGCCGACCGATGGGGAGGTGTGGCTCGACGAGACCGAGTTGACCGGGCTGTCGAAGCGGGACCTGCGGGAGACACGCCGAGACATCGGGATGATCTTCCAGGAGTACGGACTCGTCGAACGCCTCACCGTCATGGAAAACGTCCTCTCCGGCCGACTCGGCTACCTCAGCAACTGGAACGCGTTTCGTCGAAATTTCCCCGAAAAAGACGTACAGTACGCGTACGAAACCCTCGACCGGGTCGGTCTCGCCGGCATGGAGGACAAGCGAGCGGACGAACTCTCAGGCGGCCAACGACAGCGCGTCGGGATCGCCCGCGCGGTCGTCCAGCGCCCGAAAATCATGCTCGCGGACGAACCGACGTCGAGCCTCGATCCGGACACGTCTCGAGCCGTCATGGACCTCCTGACGGAGATCGCCCGTGAGGAATCGATCCCGGTGCTCATCAACATCCACGAGGTCGAACTCGCGCTCGAGTACGCCGATCGCGTCGTCGGGCTCCACGACGGCGAGATCGTATTCCAGGGCGGTCCCGGAGCCGTCGACGAGGGCGCACGCGACGTCATCTATCGCGGTGAGAATGACGCCCACCGCGATGCTGACGGTCGGATCTCGAGCGAGCCGGGATCCGCAACCACTGACGAACACGCGCCGGACAAGAGCCCGACCAGAGACGTATGA
- the gltB gene encoding glutamate synthase large subunit encodes MTQPHSDSSHGERGLASPEDERSNCGLGVVMDLDGGASHDVVADGLELLVNLEHRGTTGAEANTGDGAGIVLQMPDAFFRDELDVDLPSQYAAGSIFFPQDDAAREALIDLVEDALAEYGLEILAWRDVPTNNDELGATALASEPDVWQVFVSSTDELAEDDFDRRLYVARRALENAVEDADVDGSGRFYVCSLDSKTLVYKGLLKGKQVASYYPDLVDERLESTFVMVHERFSTNTLGAWHLAHPYRNVVHNGEFNTIQGNVNWMRARETDLESEVITDLEAVKPVINDPNQSDTASVDNAVELLVQDGRDLPHALRMLVPEAWRGDDQMDQARKDWYDFHASLVEPWDGPALVAATDGERVGAVLDRNGLRPCRYDVTTDNRLIAASEAGALETPSEKIAERGRLQPGQLFLADPNEGRVIPDEEVFDGLVDDRYGEWLAREQVHVEDLLETADPEPRQAVDRLRPHQAAFGYTHDELENLIEPMMQKGKDPIGSMGDDTPLSVLTEFNRPLFSYFKQLFAQVTNPPLDYIREEQVTSLESRLGFQRNLLAESPEHARQLVLDSPVLTDAELEAIRDCQTNDITTGTVDVTYDCKEAADQPDGEALEAAIERVREDAVATIEAGNDVVILSDRGVDDRVAIPSLLVMGAVHHHLVRNGLRNHAGIVLESADPRTVHHVATLIGYGADAINPYLAYQTIADLTAGSDGADTSVAIDAYVGALEDGLLKIMAKMGISTVESYQGAQIFEAVGLDSSLIEEYFEGTENRTEGIGLAEIEADLLERHATAFDDKATLDRQGEFEHRSGGIHHQWNPQSVGTLQQAVRSGDYERYREYAEGINDQSADLRTLRGLLEFDSDRESIPLEDVEPVADIVGRFSTAAMSLGSLSPEAHENNSVAMNRIGGKSNSGEGGEPPERFGTERECTVKQVASGRFGVTSTYLSSADELQIKMAQGSKPGEGGHLPGQKVNEMIARVRKSTPGVGLISPPPLHDIYSIEDLKQLIFDLKAANEDADINVKLVSEAGIGTIAAGVAKANADVVHISGHSGGTGASPRTSIKHAGLPWELGLAEANQMLCATGLRDRIRVSADGGMKTGRDVAVAALLGAEEYVFGTASLVAEGCVMARQCHKNTCPVGVATQREDLRKRFPGEPEHVINFMTFIAQELREIMAELGFETLDEMIGRVEVLSQREDVDHPKARTVDLSAVLAEPEGDVRTKTREQNHGLEDQLDRTLIEEASAAIEDRTPQTVETEIRNVDRAVGTMLSNRVSSRYGEPGLPEDTLTVDLEGTAGQSFGAFLAHGLSFHLEGSANDYVGKGLSGGKLTVRTPETAAYEPTESVAIGNVALYGATGGELYVNGVAGERFAVRNSGAKAVVEGVGDHGCEYMTGGVVAVLGETGTNFAAGMSGGVAYVFDPDAALERRANTGMVSLHEDLDEADEAMLERLLENHVAYTGSERGRDLLANWERTLESFVKVMPEAYHQAITEDGRDDVRAELPESPAVGSEPESPEFATSDD; translated from the coding sequence ATGACACAGCCACACAGTGACTCGTCTCACGGCGAGCGGGGCCTCGCCAGCCCCGAAGACGAACGGTCGAACTGCGGTCTCGGCGTCGTCATGGACCTCGACGGCGGAGCGAGCCACGACGTCGTCGCCGACGGCCTCGAACTCCTCGTCAACCTCGAGCATCGGGGCACCACCGGCGCCGAAGCGAACACCGGCGACGGCGCGGGGATCGTGCTCCAGATGCCCGACGCCTTCTTCCGCGACGAACTCGACGTCGACCTGCCGTCGCAGTATGCCGCCGGATCGATCTTCTTCCCACAGGACGACGCCGCCCGCGAAGCGCTCATCGACCTCGTCGAGGACGCTCTCGCCGAGTACGGACTCGAAATCCTTGCCTGGCGGGACGTGCCGACGAACAACGACGAGCTGGGCGCGACGGCCCTCGCGTCCGAACCCGACGTCTGGCAGGTGTTCGTCTCGTCGACGGACGAACTGGCCGAGGACGACTTCGACCGCCGTCTCTACGTCGCTCGCCGCGCGCTCGAGAACGCGGTCGAGGACGCCGACGTCGACGGTTCCGGTCGATTCTACGTCTGCTCGCTGGACTCGAAGACGCTCGTCTACAAGGGCCTGCTCAAGGGCAAGCAGGTCGCCAGCTACTACCCCGACCTCGTTGACGAGCGCCTCGAGTCGACGTTCGTGATGGTCCACGAGCGCTTCTCGACGAACACCCTCGGGGCGTGGCACCTCGCTCACCCCTATCGCAACGTCGTCCACAACGGCGAGTTCAACACCATCCAGGGCAACGTCAACTGGATGCGCGCCCGCGAGACGGACCTCGAGAGCGAGGTCATAACCGATCTGGAGGCCGTCAAACCCGTCATCAACGACCCCAACCAGTCCGACACCGCGAGCGTCGACAACGCCGTGGAACTGCTCGTGCAGGACGGGCGCGACCTTCCCCACGCTCTCCGTATGCTCGTTCCCGAGGCCTGGCGCGGTGACGACCAGATGGACCAGGCGCGAAAGGACTGGTACGACTTCCACGCCTCGCTCGTCGAGCCGTGGGACGGCCCAGCCCTCGTCGCGGCGACCGACGGTGAACGCGTCGGCGCCGTTCTCGACCGGAACGGTCTGCGTCCCTGTCGGTACGACGTGACGACCGACAACCGCCTGATCGCCGCCAGCGAGGCCGGCGCGCTCGAGACGCCCTCCGAAAAGATCGCCGAGCGCGGGCGGCTCCAGCCCGGTCAACTGTTCCTGGCCGACCCGAACGAGGGCCGGGTCATTCCGGACGAGGAGGTCTTCGACGGCCTCGTCGACGACCGCTACGGCGAGTGGCTCGCCCGCGAACAGGTTCACGTCGAGGACCTCCTCGAGACGGCCGACCCCGAACCGCGCCAGGCCGTCGACAGACTGCGCCCCCACCAGGCCGCGTTCGGCTACACCCACGACGAACTCGAGAACCTGATCGAGCCGATGATGCAGAAGGGGAAAGACCCGATCGGCTCGATGGGCGACGACACGCCGCTGTCGGTGCTCACCGAGTTCAACCGGCCGCTGTTCTCGTACTTCAAACAGCTGTTCGCCCAGGTCACGAACCCGCCGCTCGACTACATCCGCGAGGAACAGGTCACTTCGCTCGAGTCCCGGCTGGGATTTCAGCGCAACCTGCTCGCCGAGTCGCCAGAACACGCCCGCCAGCTCGTCCTCGACTCGCCTGTCCTCACCGACGCCGAACTCGAGGCGATTCGCGACTGCCAGACGAACGATATTACGACGGGGACGGTCGACGTCACCTACGATTGCAAAGAAGCTGCCGACCAGCCCGACGGCGAGGCGCTCGAGGCCGCCATCGAGCGCGTTCGCGAGGACGCCGTCGCGACGATCGAGGCCGGCAACGACGTGGTGATCCTCTCCGACCGCGGCGTCGACGACCGCGTCGCGATCCCGAGCCTGCTCGTGATGGGCGCCGTTCACCACCACCTCGTGCGAAACGGCCTGCGCAACCATGCGGGGATCGTCCTCGAGTCGGCCGACCCGCGAACCGTTCACCACGTCGCGACCCTGATCGGCTACGGCGCCGACGCGATCAATCCCTACCTCGCCTACCAGACCATCGCGGACCTCACGGCCGGCTCCGACGGCGCGGACACCAGCGTGGCCATCGACGCCTACGTCGGCGCGCTCGAGGACGGCCTCCTGAAGATCATGGCCAAGATGGGCATCTCGACGGTCGAGAGCTACCAGGGCGCCCAGATCTTCGAGGCCGTCGGCCTCGACTCGAGCCTGATCGAGGAGTACTTCGAGGGGACCGAGAACCGCACCGAGGGGATCGGCCTCGCCGAAATCGAAGCGGACCTCCTCGAGCGCCACGCGACCGCCTTCGACGACAAGGCGACCCTCGACCGCCAGGGCGAGTTCGAGCACCGCTCGGGCGGCATCCACCACCAGTGGAATCCCCAGTCCGTGGGAACGCTCCAGCAGGCCGTTCGCTCCGGCGACTACGAGCGCTACCGGGAGTACGCCGAGGGGATCAACGACCAGTCCGCAGACCTGCGCACTCTCCGCGGACTCCTCGAGTTCGACTCGGACCGCGAGTCCATCCCGCTCGAGGACGTCGAGCCCGTCGCCGACATCGTCGGGCGGTTCTCGACGGCCGCGATGAGCCTCGGGAGCCTTTCGCCGGAGGCCCACGAGAACAACTCCGTCGCGATGAACCGTATCGGCGGGAAGAGTAACTCCGGCGAGGGCGGCGAACCGCCCGAACGCTTCGGCACCGAGCGCGAGTGTACCGTCAAGCAGGTCGCCTCGGGTCGCTTCGGCGTCACCAGCACGTACCTCTCGAGCGCGGACGAACTCCAGATCAAGATGGCCCAGGGGAGCAAGCCCGGCGAGGGCGGCCACCTGCCCGGCCAGAAGGTCAACGAGATGATAGCTCGCGTGCGCAAGTCGACGCCCGGCGTCGGCCTCATCTCGCCGCCGCCGCTGCACGACATCTACTCGATCGAGGATCTGAAACAGCTGATCTTCGACCTGAAAGCGGCCAATGAGGACGCCGACATCAACGTCAAACTCGTCTCAGAAGCGGGTATCGGCACCATCGCTGCGGGCGTCGCGAAGGCCAACGCCGACGTGGTCCACATCTCGGGCCACTCCGGCGGCACCGGCGCCTCGCCCCGGACCTCGATCAAGCACGCCGGCCTCCCGTGGGAACTCGGCCTGGCCGAGGCGAACCAGATGCTGTGTGCCACCGGCCTCCGGGATCGCATCCGCGTCTCGGCAGACGGCGGCATGAAGACCGGACGTGACGTAGCCGTCGCCGCCCTGCTCGGCGCCGAGGAGTACGTCTTCGGCACCGCCTCCCTCGTCGCCGAGGGCTGCGTCATGGCTCGTCAGTGTCACAAGAACACCTGCCCGGTCGGCGTCGCCACCCAGCGCGAGGACCTCCGCAAGCGCTTCCCCGGGGAACCCGAGCACGTCATCAACTTCATGACGTTCATCGCCCAGGAACTGCGCGAGATCATGGCCGAACTCGGCTTCGAAACGCTGGACGAGATGATCGGACGCGTCGAGGTCCTCTCCCAGCGCGAGGACGTCGACCACCCGAAGGCCCGAACCGTCGACCTCTCGGCCGTCCTGGCCGAACCCGAAGGCGACGTCCGGACCAAAACTCGGGAACAGAACCACGGCCTCGAGGATCAGCTCGACCGAACCCTCATCGAGGAGGCCAGCGCGGCCATCGAGGACCGGACCCCCCAGACCGTCGAAACCGAGATCAGGAACGTCGACCGTGCCGTCGGCACCATGCTCTCGAACCGGGTGTCGAGCCGCTACGGCGAACCCGGCCTCCCCGAGGATACCCTCACCGTGGACCTCGAGGGCACCGCCGGCCAGAGCTTCGGCGCGTTCCTCGCCCACGGCCTCTCGTTCCACCTCGAGGGCAGCGCGAACGACTACGTCGGCAAAGGCCTCTCGGGCGGGAAACTCACCGTTCGGACGCCCGAAACGGCCGCCTACGAACCGACCGAGAGCGTCGCCATCGGCAACGTCGCCCTCTACGGCGCGACCGGCGGCGAACTGTACGTCAACGGCGTCGCCGGCGAGCGCTTCGCGGTTCGCAACTCGGGCGCCAAGGCCGTCGTCGAGGGCGTCGGCGACCACGGCTGTGAGTACATGACCGGTGGCGTCGTCGCCGTCCTCGGCGAGACCGGAACCAACTTCGCTGCGGGGATGTCCGGCGGCGTCGCGTACGTCTTCGACCCCGACGCGGCACTCGAGCGCAGGGCCAACACTGGTATGGTCTCGCTCCACGAGGACCTCGACGAGGCCGACGAGGCCATGCTCGAGCGCCTACTCGAGAACCACGTCGCCTACACCGGTTCCGAGCGCGGGCGGGACCTCCTGGCGAACTGGGAGCGCACCCTCGAGTCGTTCGTGAAGGTCATGCCCGAGGCCTACCACCAGGCGATCACCGAGGACGGGCGGGACGACGTCCGTGCCGAACTTCCCGAATCACCAGCGGTGGGTTCCGAACCCGAATCACCGGAGTTCGCCACGAGCGACGATTGA
- the proS gene encoding proline--tRNA ligase, with product MSDESQELGITESKNHRPGEWYAEVVQKAGLADYAPMGGFIVTKPRGYALWETLQDTLDGWFKETGVTNAYFPLFIPESYLEREKDIVEGFDPEVAWVTHGGHNELEERLAVRPTSESIIAPFMAEWTRSHRDLPMRLNQWCSVVRWEATDTKPFFRTKEFLWQEGHTAHETNQEAWEEVWTRLEQYERVYEELFAIPVLKGKKPEHDKFPGADTTTTVECLMPDGKSVQGGTSHHLGQSFAEAFDITFADEDEEERTAYTTSWGLSWRALGALIMTHSDDQGLVLPPTVAPTQVVIVPIWQEDTEEQVLGYASEVADDLEAAGVRVELDDRDERNPGFKFNEHELEGVPLRIEIGPNEADDGEVTLVHRPDNEKTVADREGVAETVDEHLDAIYEKLYEAARETLESNVRTADSPEEIMGTIGRHGGYVKVPWCGDQACEEAIKEKVSAEIVLQPLAEESAETDGEAAAPEDEDAACTVCGEHADQLAYFARTY from the coding sequence ATGAGCGACGAATCACAGGAACTCGGGATCACCGAGTCCAAGAATCATCGACCCGGCGAGTGGTACGCCGAGGTCGTACAGAAGGCCGGCCTGGCAGACTACGCCCCCATGGGCGGCTTCATCGTCACGAAGCCCCGCGGCTACGCGCTGTGGGAGACGCTCCAGGACACCCTCGACGGCTGGTTCAAGGAGACCGGCGTCACGAACGCGTACTTCCCCCTGTTTATCCCCGAGAGCTACCTCGAGCGCGAGAAGGACATCGTCGAAGGATTCGACCCCGAGGTGGCGTGGGTGACCCACGGCGGGCACAACGAGCTCGAGGAGCGCCTCGCCGTCCGCCCCACCAGCGAGTCGATTATCGCGCCGTTCATGGCCGAGTGGACGCGCAGTCACCGCGACCTCCCCATGCGGCTCAACCAGTGGTGCTCGGTCGTTCGATGGGAGGCGACGGACACGAAGCCGTTCTTCCGCACGAAGGAGTTCCTCTGGCAGGAAGGCCACACCGCCCACGAGACGAACCAGGAGGCCTGGGAGGAAGTCTGGACCCGCCTCGAGCAGTACGAGCGCGTCTACGAGGAGCTGTTCGCCATTCCCGTCCTGAAGGGCAAAAAGCCCGAACACGACAAGTTCCCCGGGGCCGACACCACGACGACGGTCGAGTGTCTGATGCCCGACGGCAAGTCCGTCCAGGGCGGGACGAGCCACCACCTCGGCCAGAGCTTCGCGGAGGCGTTCGACATCACCTTCGCGGACGAGGACGAGGAGGAGCGCACGGCGTACACGACCTCGTGGGGGCTCTCCTGGCGCGCGCTGGGGGCGCTCATCATGACTCACTCCGACGACCAGGGACTCGTCTTGCCCCCCACGGTCGCGCCCACGCAGGTCGTCATCGTCCCCATCTGGCAGGAAGACACCGAGGAGCAGGTCCTCGGCTACGCGAGCGAGGTCGCCGACGACCTCGAGGCCGCGGGCGTCCGCGTCGAACTCGACGACCGCGACGAGCGCAATCCCGGCTTCAAGTTCAACGAACACGAACTCGAGGGCGTCCCCCTCCGGATCGAAATCGGCCCCAACGAGGCCGACGACGGCGAGGTCACCCTGGTCCACCGTCCGGACAACGAGAAGACCGTCGCCGACCGCGAGGGCGTCGCCGAGACCGTCGACGAACACCTCGACGCGATCTACGAGAAACTGTACGAGGCCGCCCGGGAGACCCTCGAGTCGAACGTGCGGACGGCCGACAGTCCCGAGGAGATCATGGGGACGATCGGGCGCCACGGCGGCTACGTGAAGGTCCCGTGGTGTGGCGACCAGGCCTGCGAGGAGGCCATCAAGGAGAAGGTCTCCGCGGAGATCGTCCTCCAACCCCTCGCCGAGGAGAGCGCCGAGACCGACGGCGAGGCTGCCGCGCCCGAGGACGAGGACGCTGCCTGTACGGTCTGTGGTGAACACGCCGATCAGCTGGCGTACTTCGCCAGAACCTACTGA